Proteins encoded within one genomic window of Flavobacterium oreochromis:
- a CDS encoding tetratricopeptide repeat protein: protein MGVGFNYLEKGEFQKAEMFFREILQNDSQNKTARICYARAVGLNNNPQEAMNLFEKLLIEYPNDFEIKLNYAESLLWNKKFIDGRGYYENLITLNSKSFPAVLGYANCLSNLREYEKALSYVNQALEISQNNPNGLISRKYIRLGYADQLSKKIK from the coding sequence ATGGGAGTTGGTTTTAATTATCTTGAAAAAGGAGAATTTCAAAAAGCAGAAATGTTTTTTAGAGAAATACTTCAAAATGATTCACAGAATAAAACCGCTAGGATTTGTTATGCAAGAGCTGTTGGACTTAATAACAATCCTCAAGAAGCTATGAATTTGTTTGAAAAACTTTTGATTGAATATCCTAACGATTTTGAAATAAAATTAAATTATGCAGAATCATTATTATGGAATAAGAAATTTATAGATGGAAGAGGATATTATGAAAATTTAATTACTTTAAATTCAAAAAGTTTTCCTGCCGTTTTAGGATATGCTAATTGCTTATCTAATTTACGGGAATATGAAAAAGCATTATCATATGTAAATCAAGCATTAGAAATTTCCCAAAATAATCCAAACGGACTAATTTCAAGAAAATATATACGATTAGGTTATGCAGATCAATTATCAAAAAAAATCAAATAG
- a CDS encoding glycoside hydrolase family 5 protein, producing the protein MPIINNKNSYRFILISSFILLNLLILYGLSSIIAFMNSGADRTTMLHLDKEPINTYLPKVTWEKNENEGREIEPQTVKKIEKHYLFSWYVRNNALNKNRKEGLADYFTQNSYNQLIKVVSENRSQKITVDNTTLKHNLKLEFYSEDGQQVVITDKNVVEFQNVYQNDKFIASVKDTSLYKVILLLEDGYWRVRHLLKMKKEPENKILKENGIFTIQNKKIYKSGIPFKIKGINYYPKDSPWDMYGKKYDSIAIKKDFKIIKNANLNTIRIFVPYEDFGKAEIKKDRLDRLKQIIKIAKSNNLFVIVTLFDFYTDYSVESWTLTHRHAEKIIMECIEFENILAWDIKNEPNLDFENRKKQNVIPWLENMIDLIKELDTKHLVTIGYSNRESAEILKNKVDFISFHYYDNPSNFLKTYHGLVKAVNKPVILEEFGLSSNKNFWNWFGNSKENQAKYHKEMQEYFKGNDISFISWTLYDFSTVPDFIFWE; encoded by the coding sequence ATGCCAATTATAAATAATAAAAATAGTTATCGTTTCATTTTAATAAGCTCTTTTATTTTGCTCAACTTATTAATATTATATGGATTAAGTTCTATAATTGCCTTTATGAATTCAGGGGCAGACAGGACTACTATGCTTCATTTAGATAAAGAACCTATAAATACTTACCTTCCCAAAGTTACATGGGAAAAAAATGAAAATGAAGGTAGAGAAATAGAACCTCAAACGGTTAAGAAAATAGAAAAACATTATTTATTTTCATGGTATGTACGGAATAACGCTTTAAATAAAAATAGAAAAGAAGGATTAGCTGATTATTTTACTCAAAATAGTTACAATCAATTGATTAAAGTAGTAAGCGAAAATAGATCCCAAAAGATTACAGTAGATAATACTACTTTAAAACATAATTTAAAATTAGAATTTTATAGCGAAGATGGACAGCAAGTTGTTATAACAGATAAAAATGTTGTTGAATTTCAAAATGTTTATCAGAATGATAAATTTATTGCTTCAGTTAAAGATACCTCTTTGTATAAAGTGATCTTATTATTAGAAGATGGTTACTGGAGAGTCAGGCATTTACTAAAAATGAAGAAAGAGCCAGAAAATAAAATTCTAAAAGAGAACGGAATTTTTACTATTCAAAATAAAAAGATTTATAAATCAGGAATCCCTTTTAAAATAAAAGGGATTAACTACTATCCTAAAGATTCTCCTTGGGATATGTACGGAAAAAAATATGATTCTATAGCTATTAAAAAAGACTTTAAAATTATAAAAAATGCTAATTTGAATACAATTAGAATTTTTGTTCCATATGAAGATTTTGGAAAAGCAGAAATAAAAAAAGATAGATTAGATAGGTTAAAACAAATTATAAAAATTGCAAAAAGCAATAATTTATTTGTAATTGTAACCTTATTTGATTTTTATACTGATTATTCCGTTGAAAGCTGGACATTAACCCATCGTCATGCTGAAAAAATTATTATGGAATGTATTGAATTTGAAAATATTCTGGCTTGGGATATAAAAAATGAACCTAATTTAGATTTTGAGAATAGAAAAAAACAAAATGTTATCCCTTGGTTAGAAAATATGATTGATCTAATAAAAGAATTAGATACAAAACATTTGGTAACAATTGGTTATTCTAATAGAGAGTCTGCAGAAATACTTAAAAATAAAGTAGATTTTATTTCCTTTCATTATTATGATAATCCTAGTAATTTTTTAAAAACGTATCATGGATTAGTAAAAGCAGTTAACAAACCTGTAATATTGGAGGAATTTGGATTATCATCAAATAAAAATTTTTGGAACTGGTTTGGTAATTCTAAAGAAAATCAGGCAAAATATCATAAAGAAATGCAAGAATATTTTAAGGGGAACGATATTTCATTTATTTCTTGGACTCTTTATGATTTTTCTACTGTGCCTGATTTTATTTTTTGGGAATAA
- a CDS encoding sugar isomerase, with amino-acid sequence MMFVIFGFAIPFYFLMSVKRGIEQGKSYFYNLSKSYLYEMLSRLIVTYVFLFAFPEIAISNVVALGIFISIICGLFPYKKIELKKYFQITKTSSWICEVRLFFIITAFYEFTQIIINNSDIILVKHYFPNYEAGLYSSIALIGRVIYFVSWMFIMLLLPKVILLKKQGKETRGVLFNYVFYIIILSFLIIVFSALFSKEILLIMFGQKYLVIASILWKYALATTIFVIANLLTYYYLSINNYIPVFISAFFGCIQVILITFYHQSLNQVVHVQIVTMLFLLLFQVIYSLVSVKFKVIKSNNI; translated from the coding sequence TTGATGTTTGTAATTTTTGGTTTTGCAATTCCTTTTTATTTTTTAATGAGTGTAAAACGAGGAATAGAGCAAGGTAAAAGTTATTTTTATAATTTATCTAAATCCTATTTATATGAAATGTTAAGTAGGTTAATCGTTACCTATGTATTCCTATTTGCTTTTCCAGAGATAGCGATATCAAATGTTGTAGCATTAGGTATTTTTATATCAATAATTTGTGGTTTATTCCCTTACAAAAAAATTGAATTAAAAAAATATTTTCAGATTACTAAAACATCATCTTGGATTTGTGAAGTACGGTTATTTTTTATAATAACTGCTTTTTATGAATTTACTCAAATTATTATTAATAATAGTGATATAATTTTAGTTAAGCATTATTTTCCAAATTATGAAGCGGGATTATATTCGTCAATTGCATTAATAGGTAGAGTCATTTATTTCGTCTCTTGGATGTTTATAATGCTCTTATTACCTAAGGTAATTTTATTAAAAAAGCAAGGAAAAGAAACAAGAGGTGTATTATTTAATTATGTTTTTTATATAATCATATTGTCCTTTTTAATCATAGTTTTTTCTGCTCTTTTTTCAAAAGAAATTTTATTAATAATGTTTGGACAAAAATATTTAGTAATCGCTTCTATCTTATGGAAATATGCCCTAGCTACTACGATTTTTGTTATTGCAAATCTTTTAACATATTACTATTTATCCATAAATAATTATATACCTGTTTTTATTTCGGCTTTTTTTGGATGTATTCAAGTTATATTAATTACTTTTTACCATCAATCTCTAAATCAAGTTGTCCATGTTCAGATAGTTACTATGCTTTTTTTACTATTATTTCAAGTGATTTATTCATTAGTTAGTGTTAAATTTAAAGTCATTAAATCAAATAATATATAA
- a CDS encoding LytR/AlgR family response regulator transcription factor yields the protein MNCIIVDDETLARTIIYQMVSNYSEINVVEEFSNAIQAMKYLNQNSVDLIFLDIHMPDFTGFDFIQTVKNPPKIILITSDKNYAIEAFEYDCIVDYIVKPITQARFDKAIQKLKSSLVTQDHIISSIESSTKIQDQSNDFYINIDRRLIKINFQSINLIEAKGDYILIKTENKNYTVHSTLKKIEDKLPNDLFLKVHRSFIINVKR from the coding sequence ATGAATTGTATTATTGTCGATGATGAAACTTTAGCAAGAACCATAATTTATCAAATGGTTTCTAATTATTCAGAAATTAATGTAGTTGAAGAATTTTCTAATGCAATTCAAGCAATGAAATATTTAAATCAAAACTCAGTCGATCTTATATTTCTTGATATTCATATGCCCGATTTTACAGGTTTTGATTTTATACAAACAGTTAAAAATCCTCCAAAAATAATTTTAATTACTTCTGATAAAAATTATGCAATAGAAGCTTTTGAATACGACTGTATTGTAGACTATATTGTAAAACCTATAACTCAAGCACGTTTTGATAAAGCTATTCAAAAATTAAAATCTTCATTAGTAACACAAGATCATATAATATCCTCAATTGAAAGCTCTACTAAAATTCAAGATCAATCTAATGACTTTTATATAAACATTGATAGACGACTTATAAAAATTAATTTTCAATCCATTAACTTAATAGAAGCCAAAGGTGATTATATATTAATTAAAACAGAAAACAAAAACTATACTGTTCACTCAACACTTAAAAAAATTGAAGACAAGCTTCCAAATGATTTATTTCTAAAAGTACATCGTTCTTTCATAATTAATGTAAAAAGATAA
- a CDS encoding histidine kinase, with amino-acid sequence MENPNENYIRQLSGDNTDFRAKIITIIKEEFPEETSIYKDHIDTKNFLQAASSVHKLKHKISILGMEKSYYIAEEFEKNLLEKSTNLQIEFEAILKTMQEFIDQL; translated from the coding sequence ATGGAAAATCCAAATGAAAACTATATCAGACAATTATCAGGAGATAATACTGATTTTCGAGCAAAAATTATTACGATTATAAAAGAAGAATTTCCTGAAGAAACTAGTATTTACAAAGATCATATAGACACTAAAAACTTTCTACAAGCAGCTTCATCTGTTCATAAACTTAAACACAAAATTTCTATTTTAGGAATGGAAAAAAGTTATTATATTGCTGAAGAGTTTGAGAAAAATTTATTGGAAAAATCAACAAATTTACAGATAGAATTTGAAGCTATTTTAAAGACTATGCAAGAATTTATTGATCAATTATGA
- a CDS encoding DUF6923 family protein, whose amino-acid sequence MKNSVLSSVKYGLAVILSLANLSSFSQNQPFNCDYNAYLFQMNDLYAINLASGTATLIATDITPGTINAAGYNPTDGYMWGSLSTPANTIVRIGADFQTTSYYIPELPIGNRFVGDIRSDGVYFLKIGSFIYQIDINPNSATYGQYITSYPLSASINVYDWAFNAADGYLYTVEKSTNILYRITPSTGAVQNLGEVPIMAGLNYTYGAVYFDVDGNFYVSSNDTGTIYIIRAVQNLTGSNIINSNLFAFGPSSSSNDGARCPTAAVLQENCSNGIDDDGDGLVDCDDPSCSGTGSCPVVDETSGGNNGGLESNNRLGDIINKRNYNRVKTNYSFDRNKAARVEKNARYASKNANFTLQSFIPLQVINEDVVIESTPFDLTQITNATDIYAVDYIKNNKTIGSIIAIKTNNSVYEHTKYICDRLLGAEILSVSTIQLNEQNFIRSILKNADGNIEYSISLAARLTNNENNFSIDSHWNLDKYQRNADYYNFQIWTNSLDNLYKLGSELLTLINNQKTIIEYNVSNPPTVFVKKGKYSNGKLYLDIINPSGLQTVDFDGGKRLSETSSFENFTTNVNLDKKFLVQHDYPIGSLFDVGMRIGKNTPVPDDLFLSDGPWGLDNSAKGTTILNYQIKPNSYEVLSNEFPIERNVSLNAKVTNYVSVYRALTPRFKAVDLSDYNSFKFKAKGNGNLEIRFIKASISNWESQPYTTVRLSDNWREFNLSISSLINPSSTVKLNDVKTIVFIMSTTNGQEVIKELTLENIRFSKERALINDESSEVAIYPNPVNNEATIQFIANETGNTKVEVLDQLGKIVLQFDVNTNAGFNSIPLSKKNYQKECIFVKL is encoded by the coding sequence ATGAAAAATAGTGTTTTATCATCAGTAAAATATGGATTAGCAGTTATTTTAAGCCTTGCTAATCTATCTTCATTTAGTCAAAATCAGCCTTTTAATTGTGATTATAATGCTTACCTGTTTCAAATGAATGATTTATATGCCATAAATCTAGCATCAGGTACTGCAACCTTAATTGCTACTGATATTACTCCTGGTACAATTAATGCGGCGGGATATAATCCTACTGATGGTTATATGTGGGGCTCTTTAAGCACTCCTGCAAATACCATTGTAAGAATAGGAGCTGATTTTCAAACTACTTCGTATTATATACCTGAATTACCTATAGGTAATAGATTTGTTGGAGACATTCGTTCTGATGGAGTTTATTTCTTAAAAATAGGCAGCTTTATCTATCAAATAGATATTAATCCTAATTCTGCTACTTATGGACAGTATATCACTTCTTACCCACTCAGTGCTTCTATAAATGTTTATGATTGGGCTTTTAATGCAGCTGATGGATACTTATATACTGTAGAAAAAAGTACAAATATTTTATATAGGATTACTCCTTCAACTGGAGCTGTACAAAATTTAGGTGAAGTCCCTATCATGGCAGGATTAAATTATACTTATGGTGCAGTCTATTTTGATGTAGATGGTAACTTTTATGTTTCATCAAACGATACTGGCACTATTTATATTATAAGAGCTGTACAAAACTTAACAGGTTCAAACATAATTAATTCTAACTTATTTGCTTTTGGCCCATCCAGTTCTAGTAATGATGGAGCTCGTTGTCCTACAGCTGCTGTATTACAAGAAAATTGTTCAAACGGCATTGACGATGATGGTGATGGATTAGTAGATTGTGATGATCCTTCTTGTTCTGGAACTGGCTCTTGTCCTGTTGTAGATGAAACTTCAGGGGGTAATAATGGTGGTTTAGAAAGTAACAATAGATTAGGAGATATTATTAATAAACGTAACTATAACCGAGTTAAAACAAATTATAGTTTTGATCGCAACAAAGCTGCTAGAGTAGAAAAAAATGCACGTTACGCAAGTAAAAATGCTAACTTTACTCTCCAATCTTTTATACCATTACAAGTAATTAACGAGGACGTTGTTATTGAATCAACTCCTTTTGATTTAACACAAATTACAAACGCAACAGATATTTATGCTGTAGATTATATAAAAAACAATAAAACTATTGGAAGCATAATTGCAATCAAAACAAATAATAGCGTTTACGAACATACTAAATACATCTGTGATCGTTTATTGGGTGCTGAAATTCTATCTGTTTCCACTATACAATTAAATGAACAAAATTTTATTCGATCTATTTTAAAAAATGCTGATGGAAATATTGAATACTCCATAAGCTTAGCCGCTAGATTAACTAATAATGAAAATAACTTTTCAATAGATAGTCATTGGAATCTAGATAAATATCAACGAAATGCAGATTATTATAATTTTCAAATCTGGACAAACTCTCTAGATAATTTATACAAATTAGGTTCTGAGTTACTCACACTAATAAATAATCAAAAAACAATTATAGAATATAATGTATCTAATCCACCTACTGTATTTGTTAAAAAAGGTAAATATTCTAACGGAAAACTATATTTAGACATCATCAATCCTTCTGGTTTACAAACTGTAGATTTTGATGGTGGAAAAAGACTTTCTGAAACCTCTTCTTTTGAAAATTTTACTACAAATGTTAATTTGGATAAAAAGTTTTTAGTACAACATGATTATCCTATTGGCTCTCTATTTGATGTAGGGATGAGAATAGGTAAAAACACACCTGTACCAGACGATTTATTTTTATCTGATGGTCCATGGGGATTAGATAATTCTGCTAAAGGAACAACGATCTTAAATTATCAAATAAAACCTAATAGCTATGAAGTTTTAAGTAATGAGTTTCCTATTGAACGAAATGTAAGCTTAAATGCTAAAGTAACTAATTATGTAAGCGTATATCGTGCTTTGACTCCAAGATTTAAAGCCGTTGATTTATCTGACTATAACAGTTTTAAATTTAAAGCGAAAGGGAATGGTAATTTAGAAATTCGTTTTATAAAAGCTAGTATCTCAAACTGGGAAAGTCAACCTTATACTACTGTGAGATTATCAGATAATTGGAGAGAATTTAATTTATCTATATCGTCTTTGATTAATCCTTCTAGCACTGTAAAATTAAATGATGTCAAAACAATAGTTTTTATTATGTCTACAACTAATGGTCAGGAAGTTATAAAAGAATTAACTCTTGAAAATATTCGATTCTCAAAAGAAAGAGCTTTAATAAATGATGAATCATCAGAGGTTGCAATCTATCCTAATCCAGTAAATAACGAAGCGACGATTCAGTTTATAGCAAACGAAACTGGCAACACAAAAGTAGAAGTGTTAGATCAATTAGGAAAAATTGTACTCCAATTTGATGTGAATACAAACGCAGGATTTAATTCTATTCCTCTATCTAAAAAGAATTATCAAAAGGAATGTATCTTTGTAAAGTTATAA
- a CDS encoding glycosyltransferase yields MKKILAIDDQQLVLLSLEMYLTDLGFEVHTCNNVHDAIQLYDHIEPDLVIVDMNMPVLPSSISNMSKEDVENNAHGLKIVKYIKIGRKRNTPVIVLSGNTQENVILEGFDLGADDYLKKPLSLNEIGARVKKILGTPKISENIDHHNQFLQEKSIGVVIPCYNEEQRLLSSEFKKFIKTNLGYHLCFVNDGSTDNTLKVLNELCEGNQNNMSVYNCSKNGGKAEAVRLGMLHLTSLNQFDYIGFLDADLSTDFADFHKLVDTIKNSEYKIVSGSRIDRMGAEITKESARKIISMTINFIIRKTLGMEFRDTQCGAKVMKQEIIEKTFQKKFITKWLFDVEIFMRMKKIYGIENAKKVICEVPLKRWIHMDGSKLSFKDSFKIVFQLGKIAFYYRLFPSSF; encoded by the coding sequence ATGAAAAAAATATTAGCTATTGATGATCAACAATTAGTATTATTGTCTTTAGAGATGTATTTAACAGATTTAGGATTTGAAGTTCATACTTGTAATAATGTTCATGATGCTATTCAATTATATGATCATATTGAACCTGATTTAGTTATAGTAGACATGAATATGCCTGTACTTCCGTCTTCTATTTCTAATATGTCCAAAGAAGATGTTGAAAATAATGCTCATGGTCTTAAAATAGTTAAATATATTAAAATTGGTAGAAAAAGAAATACACCTGTTATCGTATTGTCAGGAAATACACAAGAAAATGTCATATTAGAAGGTTTTGATTTAGGGGCGGATGATTACTTAAAAAAACCTCTAAGTTTAAATGAAATAGGAGCACGTGTTAAAAAAATACTTGGAACTCCGAAAATATCGGAAAATATTGATCATCATAATCAATTTTTACAAGAAAAAAGTATAGGTGTTGTTATTCCTTGTTATAATGAAGAGCAACGATTGTTAAGCTCTGAATTTAAAAAATTTATTAAAACAAATTTAGGATATCATTTATGTTTTGTAAATGATGGAAGTACAGACAATACGTTAAAAGTATTAAATGAGTTATGCGAAGGAAATCAAAACAATATGAGTGTTTATAACTGCTCTAAAAATGGTGGGAAAGCAGAAGCAGTTCGTTTAGGAATGTTACATCTGACCTCATTAAATCAGTTTGATTACATAGGTTTTTTAGATGCTGATTTATCTACAGATTTCGCAGATTTTCACAAATTAGTTGATACAATAAAAAATTCAGAATATAAAATTGTTAGTGGTTCTAGAATAGATAGAATGGGGGCTGAAATTACAAAAGAATCCGCTAGAAAAATCATTTCAATGACGATAAATTTCATCATAAGAAAAACGCTCGGAATGGAATTTAGAGATACACAATGTGGTGCAAAAGTAATGAAACAAGAAATAATTGAAAAAACATTCCAAAAAAAATTTATCACCAAGTGGTTATTTGATGTAGAAATCTTTATGAGAATGAAAAAAATTTATGGAATAGAAAATGCTAAAAAAGTTATTTGTGAAGTACCTTTAAAAAGATGGATTCATATGGATGGATCTAAACTATCATTTAAAGATTCTTTTAAAATTGTTTTTCAATTAGGAAAAATAGCTTTTTACTATAGATTATTTCCCAGTAGTTTCTGA
- a CDS encoding glycosyltransferase, with translation MKLAVITSFPPSKVTLNEYGYHLVKNFVQKEEVSELILMCDKTNEAKQLDFDHYEKVKVNECWSFNSYKIIFTICKAVITSKPDAILFNLQFVKFGDKKIPAALGLLLPFILRILGFKTMVLMHNILEQVDLDTAGFTKNKLMQNIYNAIGSSLTFFILKSNKVSVTINKYVEILKSKYKVNNVILIPHGSFETISKPNFDLPSGPRKIMAFGKFGTYKKVEILIEALQEIRKIYNDPIEVVIAGTNSPNTPGYLENIQKKYSDIKGLIFTGYVQENDVEKIFTESTVVVFPYTSTTGSSGVLHQAGSYGKAVVLPNLGDLALLIEEEGYKGEFFESESVESLTKAIHKILKDDNYRKELAYNNYKVASTLTMDKIADKYLYEINQLINTV, from the coding sequence ATGAAACTAGCAGTTATAACATCTTTTCCTCCTAGTAAAGTTACGCTTAACGAATATGGCTATCATTTAGTGAAAAATTTTGTTCAAAAAGAGGAAGTTTCTGAACTAATCTTGATGTGTGATAAGACCAATGAAGCTAAACAGCTTGATTTTGATCATTATGAAAAAGTAAAAGTCAATGAATGTTGGTCATTTAATAGTTACAAAATTATTTTTACTATTTGTAAAGCTGTTATAACTAGTAAACCTGATGCTATTTTATTTAACCTCCAATTTGTAAAGTTTGGCGATAAGAAAATACCTGCTGCATTAGGATTATTATTACCTTTTATTTTACGAATATTAGGATTTAAAACAATGGTATTAATGCATAATATCTTAGAACAAGTAGATTTAGACACTGCTGGTTTTACAAAAAACAAATTGATGCAAAATATTTATAACGCCATAGGAAGTAGTTTAACTTTTTTTATTTTAAAATCAAATAAGGTTTCTGTTACTATAAATAAATATGTTGAAATCTTAAAATCTAAATATAAGGTAAATAATGTAATTTTAATCCCTCATGGTTCATTTGAAACTATCTCTAAACCTAATTTTGATTTACCGTCAGGACCAAGAAAAATAATGGCTTTTGGAAAATTTGGAACCTATAAAAAAGTTGAAATTTTAATTGAAGCTCTACAAGAAATTAGAAAAATCTATAATGACCCCATAGAAGTCGTAATTGCGGGTACTAACAGTCCTAATACACCAGGATATCTTGAAAATATTCAAAAAAAATATTCAGATATAAAAGGCCTAATTTTTACAGGTTATGTTCAGGAAAATGATGTAGAAAAAATTTTTACAGAAAGTACTGTAGTTGTTTTTCCTTATACATCAACTACTGGTAGTTCAGGAGTATTACATCAAGCCGGAAGTTATGGTAAAGCTGTTGTATTGCCTAATTTAGGAGATTTAGCTTTACTTATAGAAGAAGAAGGGTATAAAGGAGAGTTTTTTGAATCAGAGTCTGTTGAATCACTCACAAAAGCGATCCATAAAATTTTAAAAGATGATAACTATCGAAAAGAACTAGCATACAATAATTATAAGGTAGCTAGTACTTTAACAATGGATAAAATAGCTGATAAATATTTATATGAAATAAACCAATTAATTAATACTGTATAA
- a CDS encoding tetratricopeptide repeat protein translates to MDDNLIDHSDDTETLLNKANLLLIKKDYSNAKATYSQINKNQKDSIQSFNGLSLVNHLDNNEKKALRLAIKAKQKSDKSSDISLSNQTTERYIQALIWNKKYKKAQTEIDDFKIKTQKNAQSIALQAMLNVYKSDFLEAISEYKNLLLKDSISFDGNLGIANAYYANNQIEEAYKAIHKTLTLFEGQQDANNLLNKLKDKFRPSIEEKISYSFDNNKNTAISSSTILNYPINLKTSLIGKYSYRKTKSTIHDQLAYSNDFMVGINYELLPKLNLNALGGLTTINSFSQDYNQFLAQVSLKLKPFKLQEVEGGYLREIQNFNAELMDKKIVNNHLYMNYSVATNFNLGGFFQYFKTKQSDRNNRNLLFASVYYTVLSKPTIKTGINYQFISFSEQKPLFYFSPLRFNTYEVFADIIKDDKSIETKGMYYHFIMAGGTQFIEDNRNQLTYRLQGKMGYKFSSRLNLHIYGLKSNIASSTAAGFTYTEIGLGLKWLFSKSLN, encoded by the coding sequence TTGGATGATAATTTAATAGATCATTCAGACGATACAGAAACACTTCTTAATAAAGCAAATTTATTGTTAATAAAAAAAGATTATTCAAATGCCAAAGCCACATATTCTCAAATAAATAAAAATCAAAAAGATTCTATACAATCTTTTAACGGATTATCTTTAGTAAATCATTTAGACAATAATGAAAAAAAAGCATTACGTTTGGCTATTAAAGCCAAACAAAAATCAGATAAATCTTCAGATATTTCATTAAGTAATCAAACTACTGAAAGATATATACAAGCATTAATTTGGAATAAAAAATATAAGAAAGCACAAACTGAAATTGATGATTTTAAAATAAAAACACAAAAAAATGCTCAAAGTATTGCACTTCAAGCTATGTTAAACGTTTATAAAAGTGATTTTTTAGAGGCAATTAGTGAATATAAAAATCTTTTACTAAAAGATTCAATTTCATTTGATGGAAACTTAGGAATTGCTAATGCCTATTATGCAAATAATCAAATTGAAGAAGCTTATAAAGCAATACATAAGACATTAACCCTCTTTGAAGGTCAACAAGATGCTAATAATTTACTAAATAAATTAAAAGATAAATTTAGACCATCTATTGAAGAAAAAATAAGTTATTCATTTGATAACAATAAGAATACCGCAATTTCTTCTTCAACAATTTTGAATTATCCTATTAATTTAAAAACTTCTTTAATAGGAAAATATAGTTATAGAAAAACAAAAAGCACTATTCATGATCAATTAGCATATTCTAATGACTTTATGGTTGGTATTAATTACGAGTTATTACCTAAATTAAATTTAAATGCTTTAGGAGGATTAACCACGATAAATTCATTTTCACAAGATTATAATCAATTTTTAGCACAAGTTTCACTAAAGTTAAAACCTTTTAAACTTCAAGAGGTTGAAGGAGGATATTTACGTGAAATTCAAAATTTTAATGCTGAATTAATGGATAAAAAAATTGTAAATAATCATTTGTATATGAATTATAGTGTTGCAACAAATTTTAATTTGGGAGGTTTCTTTCAGTATTTTAAAACAAAACAAAGTGATCGTAATAATCGAAATCTTTTATTTGCATCAGTATATTACACAGTCTTATCAAAACCTACTATAAAAACAGGAATTAATTACCAATTTATAAGTTTTAGCGAACAAAAACCTCTTTTTTATTTTAGTCCTTTAAGATTTAATACTTATGAAGTTTTTGCAGATATAATTAAAGATGATAAATCTATTGAAACAAAAGGGATGTATTATCATTTTATTATGGCAGGAGGGACACAATTTATAGAGGATAATAGAAACCAGCTTACTTATAGATTACAAGGTAAAATGGGGTATAAATTTAGTTCTCGTTTAAATTTACATATTTATGGATTAAAGAGTAATATTGCATCAAGTACAGCTGCTGGGTTTACGTATACTGAAATAGGTTTAGGATTAAAGTGGTTATTTTCAAAATCTTTAAATTAA